In one window of Frigoriglobus tundricola DNA:
- a CDS encoding HU family DNA-binding protein, whose amino-acid sequence MAKAAKGAAKKAVVKKALTKSQLVAHLAEKTELSKKQVDAVLTTLVDTVTEQLKGPGKFVFPGLARMTLTKVEAKKGGEKKINPLTKTEYVTKDKPAYNKVNIRPIKAIKTALA is encoded by the coding sequence ATGGCGAAGGCGGCAAAGGGCGCTGCGAAAAAGGCGGTCGTGAAGAAGGCGCTGACGAAGTCCCAACTCGTCGCGCACCTCGCGGAGAAGACGGAGCTGAGCAAGAAGCAGGTGGACGCCGTGTTGACGACGCTGGTCGATACGGTGACCGAACAACTGAAGGGGCCGGGCAAGTTCGTGTTCCCCGGCCTGGCCCGGATGACGCTGACGAAGGTCGAGGCCAAGAAGGGCGGGGAGAAGAAGATCAACCCGCTGACCAAGACGGAATACGTCACCAAGGACAAGCCGGCGTACAACAAGGTGAACATCCGCCCCATCAAGGCCATCAAGACCGCGCTCGCGTGA
- a CDS encoding WD40 repeat domain-containing protein — MRCLAGHRDRVCCVAFSPDGRRVLSSALDQSVRLWDLDAGMELKCFDRQTNRSVAFSPDGRTALCGALYDGKLRLFDAATGKEVKRLPGHADWVVCVAFAGDGKVALSGGLDKTIKLWEVASGRLLRTFNLKSVVLSSVAFSPDGWRVLSAASDGIVRGWDTFTGQELFRLVGHTDAVSCVTVSPDGDRAASAGHDGTVRVWDVRLKKELRRFEGHTGNVLCVGFAPDGSAVLSGGEDGAVRVWELEP, encoded by the coding sequence CTGCGGTGCCTCGCCGGCCACCGCGACCGCGTGTGCTGCGTCGCGTTCAGCCCGGACGGCCGGCGCGTGCTGTCGAGCGCACTGGACCAGTCGGTGCGGCTGTGGGACCTGGACGCGGGGATGGAGCTGAAGTGCTTCGACCGCCAGACGAACCGCTCGGTCGCGTTCAGCCCGGACGGCAGGACCGCGCTGTGCGGCGCGCTGTACGACGGCAAGCTGCGCCTCTTCGACGCGGCCACCGGCAAGGAGGTGAAGCGCCTCCCGGGGCACGCCGACTGGGTCGTGTGCGTGGCGTTCGCGGGCGACGGCAAGGTCGCGCTGTCCGGCGGGCTGGACAAGACCATCAAGTTGTGGGAGGTCGCGAGCGGCCGGTTGCTCCGCACCTTCAACTTGAAGAGCGTGGTGCTGTCGAGCGTCGCCTTCAGCCCCGACGGCTGGCGGGTGCTCTCGGCCGCTTCGGACGGGATCGTGCGCGGCTGGGACACGTTCACGGGCCAGGAGCTGTTCCGCCTCGTCGGCCACACGGACGCGGTCTCGTGCGTGACCGTTTCGCCCGACGGCGACCGGGCCGCCAGCGCGGGGCACGACGGCACCGTCCGGGTGTGGGACGTCCGATTGAAGAAGGAGCTGCGCCGGTTCGAGGGGCACACGGGCAACGTGCTGTGCGTCGGCTTCGCCCCGGATGGCAGCGCGGTCCTGTCGGGCGGCGAGGACGGCGCCGTGCGGGTGTGGGAACTGGAGCCGTAA
- the tkt gene encoding transketolase, giving the protein MSEFTAIDITAINTIRTLAMDAVQKANSGHPGAPMGLAPVAYVLWNKFLNYDPADPMWPNRDRFVLSNGHASMLLYSLIHLAQVKNVDHHGKVLDEPSLPIDQLKQFRQLNSKTPGHPEHEYTAGVETTTGPLGQGVGNAVGMAIAQKWRAAHYGRPGFEALFDHRVYAICGDGCMMEGVASEAASLAGHLKLNNLTLIYDDNGITIDGHTNLAFSEDVPARFAAYGWNVLRVTDGNDVDGMAKAIEASKHADRPTFIALKTVIGYGSPHKADTHAAHGEPLGADEIKLTKKAYGWPEDSSFLVPDGVYDRFKQGIGARGAAAHAAWHKLMSDYKAKFPKEAAELDAVEQRGLPAGWDKDIPVFPADAKGLATRDSSGTVLNAIAKNVPWIVGGSADLNPSTKTFMKFPEAGVFSAKTPGGRNVHFGVREHGMGAIMNGMALSGLRSYGSGFLIFSDYGRPPIRLAAIMNLPVLYVFTHDSIGVGEDGPTHQPIEQLMSLRAIPHLIVIRPGDANEVAEAYKYALQEKHHPVVFAMTRQPLPTLDRTKYAPASGLAKGGYALNDVPHPDLLLIATGSEVALALEAGEKLAAEGIKARVVSLPSWELFEKQDPAYRDSVIPPTVTARVCVEMGGAFGWERYAGRTGAVIGMRSFGASAPLKDLLKHFGFTVEAVVKAAKEQVGKK; this is encoded by the coding sequence ATGAGCGAGTTCACTGCGATCGACATCACGGCGATCAACACCATCCGCACACTCGCAATGGACGCGGTGCAGAAGGCCAACTCCGGGCACCCCGGCGCGCCGATGGGCCTGGCGCCGGTCGCGTACGTGCTGTGGAACAAGTTCCTCAACTACGACCCGGCCGACCCGATGTGGCCGAACCGCGACCGGTTCGTGCTCTCCAACGGCCACGCGTCGATGCTCCTGTACTCGCTCATCCACCTCGCACAGGTCAAGAACGTCGATCACCACGGCAAGGTGCTGGACGAGCCCTCGCTGCCGATCGACCAGTTGAAGCAGTTCCGCCAGTTGAACAGCAAGACCCCGGGCCACCCGGAACACGAGTACACCGCGGGCGTCGAGACCACGACGGGGCCGCTCGGGCAGGGCGTCGGCAACGCGGTCGGCATGGCGATCGCGCAGAAGTGGCGGGCCGCGCACTACGGCCGCCCCGGCTTCGAGGCGCTGTTCGACCACCGGGTGTACGCGATCTGCGGCGACGGGTGCATGATGGAGGGCGTCGCCAGCGAGGCCGCGTCGCTCGCCGGGCACCTCAAGCTCAACAACCTCACGCTCATCTACGACGACAACGGCATCACCATCGACGGGCACACGAACCTCGCGTTCAGCGAGGACGTGCCGGCCCGGTTCGCGGCCTACGGCTGGAACGTGCTCCGCGTCACCGACGGCAACGACGTCGACGGCATGGCGAAGGCCATTGAGGCGTCGAAGCACGCCGACCGCCCGACGTTCATCGCGCTCAAGACGGTCATCGGCTACGGGTCGCCGCACAAGGCCGACACGCACGCCGCGCACGGCGAGCCGCTCGGCGCCGACGAGATCAAGCTGACCAAGAAGGCCTACGGCTGGCCCGAGGACTCGTCGTTCCTCGTCCCGGACGGCGTGTACGACCGGTTCAAGCAGGGCATCGGGGCGCGCGGCGCCGCCGCCCACGCCGCGTGGCACAAGCTGATGTCCGATTACAAGGCGAAGTTCCCGAAGGAGGCCGCGGAACTCGACGCCGTGGAGCAGCGCGGCCTCCCCGCCGGCTGGGACAAGGACATCCCGGTGTTCCCGGCCGACGCGAAGGGCCTCGCCACCCGGGACAGCTCCGGCACGGTCCTCAACGCCATCGCCAAGAACGTGCCGTGGATCGTCGGCGGGTCGGCGGACCTGAACCCGTCCACGAAGACGTTCATGAAGTTCCCGGAGGCCGGCGTGTTCTCGGCCAAGACGCCCGGCGGCCGGAACGTCCACTTCGGCGTGCGCGAGCACGGCATGGGCGCGATCATGAACGGCATGGCGCTCTCGGGCCTCCGCTCCTACGGCTCCGGGTTCCTCATCTTCTCCGACTACGGCCGCCCGCCGATCCGCCTGGCCGCGATCATGAACCTGCCGGTGCTGTACGTGTTCACGCACGACTCCATCGGGGTCGGCGAGGACGGCCCGACCCACCAGCCGATCGAGCAGCTCATGTCGCTGCGGGCCATCCCGCACCTGATCGTGATCCGCCCCGGCGACGCCAACGAGGTGGCCGAGGCGTACAAGTACGCGCTTCAAGAGAAGCACCACCCGGTGGTGTTCGCGATGACGCGGCAGCCGCTGCCGACGCTCGACCGCACCAAGTACGCGCCGGCGTCGGGGCTGGCGAAGGGCGGGTACGCGCTGAACGACGTGCCGCACCCGGACCTGCTCCTCATCGCCACCGGGAGCGAGGTGGCGCTGGCGCTGGAGGCCGGCGAGAAGCTCGCCGCCGAGGGCATCAAGGCGCGGGTCGTGAGCCTGCCGTCGTGGGAGCTGTTCGAGAAGCAGGACCCGGCGTACCGCGACAGCGTGATCCCGCCGACCGTGACGGCCCGCGTGTGCGTCGAAATGGGCGGGGCGTTCGGGTGGGAGCGGTACGCGGGCCGCACCGGGGCCGTCATCGGGATGCGGTCGTTCGGCGCGTCGGCCCCGTTAAAGGACCTGCTGAAACACTTCGGCTTCACGGTAGAAGCCGTTGTAAAGGCCGCGAAGGAGCAAGTGGGTAAGAAGTGA
- a CDS encoding STAS domain-containing protein encodes MSKPPAFGCQFEFTPDNRAVIIALVGKLDPEAVEELHPQVQEVFHAGLRRFVFDLSDLEHAGSLGLRLFLGLQNQVKGQGRVTLCSPSPELKSLLEMTKLTRVIPLYPTRDAALEATNI; translated from the coding sequence ATGTCGAAGCCGCCCGCGTTCGGATGTCAGTTCGAGTTCACGCCGGACAACCGTGCCGTCATCATCGCGCTGGTCGGCAAGTTGGACCCCGAGGCGGTCGAGGAGCTTCACCCGCAGGTTCAGGAAGTGTTCCACGCCGGTCTGCGGCGGTTCGTTTTCGACCTGAGCGACCTGGAGCACGCCGGCAGCCTCGGCCTGCGGCTGTTCCTGGGCCTTCAGAACCAGGTGAAGGGGCAGGGGCGGGTGACGCTGTGCAGCCCCTCGCCGGAGCTGAAGTCGCTGCTGGAGATGACGAAGCTGACTCGGGTGATTCCGCTGTACCCGACGCGCGACGCGGCGCTGGAAGCGACGAACATTTGA
- a CDS encoding prenyltransferase/squalene oxidase repeat-containing protein, which translates to MNTALALCLVALPKIAPAPKPTVLELRTAVTAAFAPLKKGANGHAEQKTCFACHNQAPPLLAFATAKGQGFDVPADLFASQAEHIVGFLESNRERFKDGRGTGGAAATASYALYALELAGHKADATTAAVVEYLLNTQADRDHWRTTSNRPPTEASDFTTTYLALRALRVWAPAASLDAAKVAKRIESARGWLVKAPAKDTEDRVFRLLGLKEAAGAKDVAAAAWELLQAQRADGGWSQLDGGASDAYATGSALVALHQAGKLKADAPAYRAGLVYLLKTQRADGTWYVKSRSRPFQPYYESGFPHEKDQFISIAASGWATSALALAVEKK; encoded by the coding sequence ATGAACACCGCGCTCGCTTTGTGTCTCGTGGCGCTGCCAAAAATCGCGCCCGCCCCGAAACCGACCGTCCTCGAACTCCGGACCGCGGTCACGGCGGCCTTCGCGCCGCTCAAAAAGGGGGCGAACGGGCACGCCGAACAGAAGACGTGCTTCGCGTGCCACAACCAGGCGCCGCCGCTGCTGGCGTTCGCGACCGCGAAGGGCCAGGGGTTCGACGTGCCCGCGGACCTGTTCGCGTCGCAAGCCGAACACATCGTCGGGTTCCTCGAATCGAACCGCGAGCGGTTCAAGGACGGCCGCGGCACCGGCGGCGCCGCGGCCACCGCGAGTTACGCGCTGTACGCGCTCGAACTCGCCGGGCACAAGGCCGACGCCACCACTGCGGCCGTCGTCGAATACCTGCTCAACACCCAGGCCGACCGCGACCACTGGCGGACGACCTCGAACCGCCCGCCAACGGAGGCGAGCGACTTCACCACGACGTACCTCGCGTTACGGGCGCTCCGCGTGTGGGCGCCCGCGGCATCCCTCGACGCCGCGAAGGTCGCGAAGCGCATCGAGAGCGCCCGCGGGTGGCTCGTGAAGGCGCCGGCCAAGGACACGGAGGACCGCGTTTTCCGGTTGCTCGGCCTGAAGGAGGCGGCGGGCGCGAAGGACGTGGCCGCGGCCGCGTGGGAGCTGCTGCAAGCGCAGCGGGCCGACGGCGGATGGTCACAGCTCGACGGCGGGGCGAGCGACGCCTACGCGACCGGTTCGGCCCTGGTCGCGCTGCACCAGGCCGGGAAACTCAAGGCCGATGCGCCGGCGTACCGTGCCGGACTGGTTTACCTGTTGAAGACCCAGCGCGCGGACGGGACGTGGTACGTCAAATCGCGGAGCCGGCCGTTCCAGCCGTACTACGAGAGCGGGTTCCCGCACGAGAAGGACCAGTTCATCTCGATCGCCGCCAGCGGGTGGGCGACCTCTGCACTGGCACTGGCTGTGGAGAAAAAGTAG